Proteins encoded within one genomic window of Bacteroidia bacterium:
- a CDS encoding capsular polysaccharide synthesis protein, which yields MGIPKIIWIYWATGFEDAPFIIKRCVASWKQKNPGWEVNLLDNNNLYDFIGPVDMRESVFERLPIQKKANLIRLKLVLERGGVWVDATCYCLKPLESWLFDSAPGGFFMFYKPGRDRIISNWFVAGAKGNYLIKRLYERRCAYWDKNDFNHKSERQRKWVPFLCRVINRNEVLPLIWLTPLFTKILRIYPYLIFHYDFYWLVKVDKQCAKIWAMTRKINAGEAHKIQRLGMVKPLTEEGRKFIDSTATPLFKLSYKIDAAKMNANSVSQYLFDNY from the coding sequence ATGGGTATCCCAAAAATCATTTGGATTTATTGGGCCACCGGTTTTGAAGATGCACCCTTCATTATTAAACGTTGTGTGGCATCCTGGAAGCAGAAAAACCCCGGATGGGAGGTTAATCTGCTGGACAACAACAACCTTTATGATTTTATTGGGCCGGTGGATATGCGCGAATCGGTTTTTGAGCGGTTGCCCATTCAGAAGAAAGCGAACCTTATCCGGTTAAAGCTGGTGCTTGAACGTGGTGGGGTATGGGTGGATGCTACCTGTTATTGCCTGAAACCGCTGGAAAGCTGGCTGTTTGATAGTGCACCGGGCGGATTCTTCATGTTTTATAAGCCGGGCCGGGACCGGATTATCTCGAATTGGTTCGTAGCCGGAGCCAAAGGAAATTATCTCATAAAGCGACTTTACGAGAGGCGCTGTGCATACTGGGACAAAAATGATTTTAATCATAAATCAGAAAGGCAACGCAAGTGGGTGCCTTTTCTTTGCAGGGTAATTAACCGGAACGAAGTTTTGCCTCTCATCTGGCTCACACCATTATTTACCAAAATCCTGAGAATATATCCATACCTCATTTTTCATTATGATTTTTACTGGCTCGTGAAGGTGGATAAGCAATGCGCTAAAATCTGGGCAATGACCAGAAAGATAAATGCAGGAGAGGCCCATAAAATTCAAAGATTGGGGATGGTAAAACCGCTGACGGAAGAAGGACGAAAATTTATTGATTCAACGGCTACGCCTCTATTTAAGCTCAGTTATAAAATTGATGCTGCTAAGATGAATGCCAATTCAGTATCTCAATATTTGTTTGACAATTATTAG